One Fuerstiella marisgermanici DNA window includes the following coding sequences:
- the lexA gene encoding transcriptional repressor LexA, whose amino-acid sequence MVTSEKRAALTKRQRDIFEFLKDKIINRGYGPTVREIGEHFEIKSPNGVMCHLKALEKKGLIRRESNMSRAICLSELIPKRLALPLIGTAVSGSPIQSAVSSEEQVEFEPVFTGGRKECLRIQGSAFQSLGIVDGDYVIVLRGEVGPEGSLVAALDDRHSVTLCRAPKDGDKLQPAIAGAFPTPTRQILGQVVGVVRNLEQAAVDVSPALAGMNGHPVSA is encoded by the coding sequence ATGGTTACTTCAGAGAAACGAGCCGCTCTTACCAAACGACAGCGTGACATCTTTGAGTTCCTCAAGGATAAGATCATCAATCGAGGGTACGGGCCAACCGTGCGTGAGATTGGTGAACACTTCGAAATCAAGTCGCCGAACGGGGTCATGTGTCACTTGAAGGCCCTGGAAAAGAAGGGGCTCATCCGGCGCGAATCTAATATGTCTCGCGCGATTTGCCTGTCTGAGCTTATCCCCAAACGGCTTGCACTGCCGCTGATTGGCACTGCAGTCTCCGGAAGCCCCATTCAGTCGGCTGTGTCGTCTGAAGAGCAGGTGGAATTCGAACCGGTCTTCACCGGCGGGCGCAAAGAATGCCTTAGAATTCAGGGCTCCGCGTTTCAATCACTCGGCATCGTCGACGGTGACTACGTGATTGTGCTGCGAGGAGAAGTTGGCCCCGAAGGAAGCCTTGTCGCAGCCCTGGATGATCGCCACAGCGTTACTCTGTGCCGCGCACCCAAAGACGGTGACAAGTTGCAGCCAGCGATTGCTGGTGCGTTTCCGACACCGACACGGCAGATCTTAGGCCAGGTCGTTGGCGTCGTACGCAACCTTGAACAGGCGGCTGTTGACGTGAGTCCTGCACTAGCCGGAATGAATGGCCACCCCGTGAGTGCGTAA